The window CGGGGAACTGGGTGAAGTGGCGGAGCAATCCCCCGCGCCGCAAGGTGTAAGAGAGCAGTTCATTGAAGTGATGGATGACGATTTCAACACCGCCCAGGCGCTGGCCGTTATGAACAACGAGTTAAGAAGGGTCAACCAGCTTCGCGCGGAAATGGGCAAGCTGAAAAAGAAATCCCCGGAGTTTAAAAAAGCCGCCGGTGAGGTTGTGGCCGGGGCCATGGCAATAAAAGAGCTGGGCGGGGCGTTGGGGCTGTTCCAGCAAGAACCGGAAAAGTTCCTGAGCCTTGCTAAAACTGAAAAACTGAAAGAGGCGGGCCTTACCGGAGAGATGGTGACGCAAATGATCAAGTCCCGGACTGACGCGCGTCAAAATAAGGACTATAAAGAGTCCGACAGGATTCGCGACGAGCTGGCCTCTAAAGGTGTGCTGTTGCACGATACACCCGAGGGCACCGGCTGGTCGGTGAAATTCGAATAGCAAAATGAAACGCCATCATCACCGCCCGGGCAGGGATAAGGAGATAATCTTCGGCGTCAACCCTGTTATGGAGGCCCTTCGCGCGGGCAAGCGTAAATTCCACCGGCTGTATGTAAAAGGTGGTTTTAAACCCGGCGGCCCGGCGGACATTTTGATAGAAATGGCCAGGGAGAAGGGAGTCCCCACCGTCACCAACACCGGCGAGGAGCTTAACAGGCTAACCGATTCTGACGGCCATCAGGGAGTGGCGGCGCTGGTGTCCCCCTATGAATATGAAAAGCTGGACGACGCCATCGAACGGTTACGCTCCAAACCATTCCCCACGCTTATAGCGTTGGACAGTGTGCAGGACCCGCGAAATTTCGGCGCCATTATCCGTTCCGCCGAAGCCTTCGGCGTGGATGGGATTATTTTCCCGCAAGACAGGGCCTCCACTTACACACCCACCGCCGCAAAAGCTTCCGCCGGGGCCGGGGAGCGGATGAACCTTATTAAGGTGGTGAACCTGGCGGAGACCATCCGGAAAATTTCGGACGAAGGCTACCATTGCGTGGCGCTGGAGGAAGACGCGGAAGAAAATTTCGATAAAGCCCCGGAAGGGCCGTTTGTAATGGTGTTCGGCGGCGAAGGGGTGGGGGTGCGGCCATTGGTAAAAACCCGGTGCGGGCATGTGGCGAAGATACCCATGAAAGGGGAGATAGGCTCGCTGAACGTATCCGTTGCGGCGGCCATCGCCCTTTACATCGCTTCGTTACGCTAGGGGTAGGCAGTGTCCTGATTTGATTTTAAGGAACGCGCCTTCTATACCCTTTCACCTGATGGGGAGGGGTTTTGGGAGAGTGTTATATTCCTGATTCTTACCCATAGCCACCTACTCACCGCTTCCCCGGGGTTGCCCGACCCCGGTTCCTAATTCTTCACCACTCTTCGATGGAAAGGGTCTGGGGGATTTCCGCATTTGCCAAGTATCCCCTCCAGCGGTTAAAATTAACATTTATGGACACTTCGGCGGTTAAATGAAACAGTCTAATAAACCATCCATACGCCGGTGGCTAATGGCCGGGCTTGCCATAACCCTTATGGGGGCGTTTTTCGCGTTCGGCCCGCAGGCCTGCTCCACATCCTCCACAGCGCAAGAGCCGGGGGACACCACGCCCACGGAGGAGTTTTGCGGCTGGTCCACCGAAGGGTATTGCGAGAGCGATATGGATTGCGTGGTTAGCGGATGTTCTTCCGAGGTGTGCCAGTCCACCAGGGAAAGCGAATATAACACCATTTGCCAATGGCGGGATTGTTACGATCCGGAGCCGTACCAATTGCATTGCGGATGCGTAAACAGCGCCTGCCAATGGGGTAATGGCAGTACGTAAATGGAAACCACGGCGATAGACATAAAGAAATTGCAGGGGGAAATCCGCCGCCTTCTGAATCAGCGAAAAGCCGTTCTGCTGGCCCATAACTACCAGCGGGACGAGATTCAGGAGATAGCCGACCTTGGCGGTGACTCGCTGGAGCTTTCCCGCAAAGCCGCCACCACGGACGCCGAGGTGATAGTTTTCTGCGGGGTGCATTTCATGGCGGAAACCGCCGCCATTTTATCGCCGCGCAAAACCGTGCTTCTGCCGCGTATGGAGGCCGGTTGCCCCATGGCGGACATGATAACCGCCGATAAGCTCAGGAAGAAAAAAGAGGAGCTCGGGCC of the Nitrospinota bacterium genome contains:
- the rlmB gene encoding 23S rRNA (guanosine(2251)-2'-O)-methyltransferase RlmB is translated as MKRHHHRPGRDKEIIFGVNPVMEALRAGKRKFHRLYVKGGFKPGGPADILIEMAREKGVPTVTNTGEELNRLTDSDGHQGVAALVSPYEYEKLDDAIERLRSKPFPTLIALDSVQDPRNFGAIIRSAEAFGVDGIIFPQDRASTYTPTAAKASAGAGERMNLIKVVNLAETIRKISDEGYHCVALEEDAEENFDKAPEGPFVMVFGGEGVGVRPLVKTRCGHVAKIPMKGEIGSLNVSVAAAIALYIASLR
- a CDS encoding eight-cysteine-cluster domain-containing protein yields the protein MKQSNKPSIRRWLMAGLAITLMGAFFAFGPQACSTSSTAQEPGDTTPTEEFCGWSTEGYCESDMDCVVSGCSSEVCQSTRESEYNTICQWRDCYDPEPYQLHCGCVNSACQWGNGST